The following are from one region of the Planctomycetota bacterium genome:
- a CDS encoding AI-2E family transporter, whose protein sequence is METETDARHRRAIIVVAASVAVVLVLAYLFRGVFAPLAVAMALAYILNPVMRWAERRRIPRGVTAVLLFFCVLAAVAALVLFALPPLLSQLYAFGVSVMGEPAAEAEPGFVDLNGDGVWSHGYLGAIAEWLQGLAERLGRGEGEWYEKILLEWQQPSAAEGSVLDRVLAVARQAGEGALSILWNLQGLAVGVVLTAVYLFFFLMNFDRMVEAVRRWLPGRHRARIERVAGEIDRTVSAFLRGRILVCLAVGATTALGLALLGIPYWYLIGVVTGLAGVVPFLPIFVGLIPAVLVAWFDSHSGLAVFGTVGVFVIVQGLEGWVLTPLVQGRAVGLHPVTLTVALVLGYEMLGLFGLILAVPLAATVKILAKEFVLPEVRELADEEPRVEG, encoded by the coding sequence ATGGAAACTGAAACAGACGCGCGGCACCGGCGGGCGATCATCGTCGTCGCGGCGTCGGTGGCGGTGGTGCTCGTTCTCGCGTATCTATTCCGCGGCGTGTTCGCGCCGCTGGCCGTCGCGATGGCGCTGGCGTATATCCTGAATCCCGTCATGCGGTGGGCCGAGCGGCGGCGGATCCCGCGAGGCGTGACGGCCGTTCTGCTCTTCTTCTGCGTCCTGGCGGCGGTGGCGGCGCTCGTGCTGTTCGCCCTTCCGCCGCTTCTCTCGCAACTTTATGCCTTCGGCGTGTCGGTGATGGGCGAACCGGCGGCCGAGGCCGAGCCGGGCTTCGTCGACCTGAACGGCGACGGGGTGTGGAGCCACGGATATCTCGGGGCCATCGCCGAATGGCTACAAGGCCTGGCCGAACGTCTCGGCCGCGGCGAGGGCGAGTGGTACGAGAAAATCCTGCTGGAGTGGCAGCAGCCGTCCGCCGCCGAGGGAAGCGTCCTCGACCGCGTCCTGGCGGTGGCGAGGCAGGCGGGCGAGGGCGCCCTTTCCATTCTGTGGAACTTGCAGGGGCTGGCGGTCGGCGTGGTGCTGACGGCCGTCTATCTGTTCTTCTTCCTGATGAATTTCGACCGGATGGTCGAGGCGGTGCGCCGATGGCTTCCGGGGCGCCACCGGGCCCGCATCGAGCGCGTGGCCGGCGAGATCGACCGCACCGTCAGCGCGTTCCTGCGAGGCCGAATCCTCGTCTGTCTGGCGGTGGGAGCGACGACGGCGCTGGGCCTGGCGCTTCTCGGGATTCCGTACTGGTACCTGATCGGCGTCGTGACCGGGCTGGCGGGGGTCGTGCCGTTCCTCCCGATCTTCGTGGGCCTGATCCCGGCGGTGCTTGTCGCCTGGTTCGACTCGCACAGCGGCTTGGCGGTCTTCGGAACGGTGGGCGTGTTCGTAATCGTCCAGGGCTTGGAAGGCTGGGTGCTGACGCCGCTCGTGCAGGGGCGTGCCGTCGGCCTGCATCCGGTGACGCTGACGGTGGCCCTCGTGCTCGGGTACGAGATGCTCGGCCTGTTCGGTCTGATCCTCGCGGTGCCGCTGGCGGCGACGGTCAAGATTCTTGCCAAGGAATTCGTGCTTCCGGAAGTGCGGGAGTTGGCAGATGAAGAGCCTCGAGTCGAAGGATAG
- the metG gene encoding methionine--tRNA ligase: protein MARRILLTAALPYANGPIHIGHLVEYLQADIWSRYHKSCGRDCRYMCATDTHGTPIMLKAQALGITPEQLIERFHGEQARDFAAFDVGFDNFYTTHSPENRRLAETFFERLRAKGHIETRPVEQAYCESCGIFLPDRYIRGKCPRCGALDQYGDSCEVCGAAYSPTELGDARCAVCGRPASRRKSEHYFFLVTAYEQMLREWISAKHLHPHVVAKLQEWFDQGLRDWDFTRDAPYWGFEIPGAKDKYFYVWWDAPIGYIASTENWCRREGRDLDAYWVAEDAELYHFIGKDILYFHALYWPAMLAGAGFRTPVRIWVHGFLTVDGTKMSKSRGTFVNAATYLRHLDPQYLRYYYACKLGAGVDDIDLSTQDFVARVNADLVGNFANLPSRSAGLLARRLENRLGRLDAEGRQLVGAVGAAADDIGRAYEACEYATAVRLIAAQADALNRYMERTKPWETVRSDPEQARTALTAALNGVRLLAAYLGPVLPRFAEKVGRLLGVETPDFTRLEERVEDRAIGPFERIAERVDPEAVAAMIEDTKAEQAAGPERASRAE, encoded by the coding sequence ATGGCGCGACGGATTCTTCTGACGGCGGCGCTGCCCTATGCCAACGGGCCCATCCACATCGGCCACCTCGTCGAATATCTTCAGGCGGACATCTGGTCGCGGTATCACAAATCGTGCGGCCGCGATTGCCGCTACATGTGCGCGACCGACACGCACGGCACGCCGATCATGCTCAAGGCACAGGCGCTGGGCATCACGCCCGAGCAACTCATCGAGCGGTTTCACGGCGAGCAGGCCCGCGACTTTGCGGCGTTCGACGTCGGCTTCGACAACTTCTACACGACCCACTCGCCGGAGAACCGTCGGCTCGCCGAGACGTTCTTCGAACGGCTGCGGGCCAAGGGGCACATCGAGACGCGCCCGGTCGAGCAGGCGTACTGCGAATCGTGCGGCATCTTTCTTCCCGACCGCTACATCCGGGGCAAGTGCCCGCGCTGCGGCGCGCTCGACCAGTACGGCGACAGTTGCGAGGTCTGCGGGGCCGCCTACAGCCCCACGGAACTCGGGGATGCGCGGTGCGCGGTCTGCGGCCGGCCGGCGTCCCGGCGAAAGTCGGAGCACTATTTCTTCCTCGTCACCGCGTACGAGCAGATGCTGCGCGAATGGATCAGCGCGAAGCACCTCCATCCCCACGTCGTCGCGAAACTCCAGGAATGGTTCGACCAGGGCCTGCGCGACTGGGATTTCACGCGCGACGCACCCTACTGGGGATTCGAGATCCCCGGCGCGAAGGACAAATATTTCTACGTGTGGTGGGACGCGCCGATCGGCTACATCGCCTCGACCGAGAACTGGTGCCGCCGCGAGGGACGCGACCTCGACGCCTACTGGGTGGCCGAGGACGCCGAACTGTATCACTTCATCGGCAAGGACATTCTTTATTTCCACGCGCTCTACTGGCCGGCCATGCTCGCCGGCGCGGGGTTCCGGACGCCCGTCCGAATCTGGGTCCACGGGTTCCTGACGGTGGACGGGACCAAGATGTCCAAGAGCCGCGGAACGTTCGTCAACGCGGCGACGTACCTTCGGCACCTGGACCCGCAGTACCTGCGGTACTATTATGCGTGCAAACTGGGCGCCGGGGTGGACGACATCGACCTTTCGACGCAGGACTTCGTGGCGCGCGTGAACGCGGACCTGGTGGGCAACTTCGCGAACCTTCCGAGCCGGTCGGCCGGACTCCTGGCGCGGAGGCTGGAGAATCGTCTCGGCCGGCTCGACGCCGAGGGACGCCAACTCGTCGGCGCCGTCGGCGCCGCCGCGGACGACATCGGCCGCGCCTACGAGGCGTGCGAATACGCGACGGCCGTCCGCCTCATCGCCGCCCAGGCCGACGCCCTCAACCGCTACATGGAACGCACGAAACCGTGGGAGACCGTCCGCTCGGATCCGGAGCAGGCGCGGACGGCGTTGACGGCGGCGTTGAACGGGGTGCGGCTTCTGGCGGCGTATCTGGGCCCCGTCCTGCCGCGGTTTGCCGAAAAGGTGGGCCGGCTCCTGGGCGTCGAGACGCCGGACTTCACGCGTCTGGAGGAGCGAGTCGAGGACCGCGCGATCGGGCCGTTCGAGCGGATTGCCGAACGCGTCGATCCCGAGGCCGTCGCCGCCATGATCGAGGACACCAAGGCCGAACAGGCCGCCGGTCCTGAAAGGGCATCGAGAGCAGAATGA